GCCTGTGCCCCTTCCACAGCGAAAAATCCCCCAGTTTCACCGTCAGCCCCACCAAGCAGTTCTATCACTGCTTTGGCTGCGGCGCCCATGGCACCTCGATTGGTTTCCTGATCGAATACTCGGGCATGGGCTTCATCGATGCCGTCAAGGATCTGGCCCAGGGCGTGGGCATGGTGGTGCCGGACGAAAACGACAAGATTCCCCCGCTGCAGCGCGCGCAAAACCAGGCCCAGGCCCTGGCCCTGACGGAAGCGATGACCCAGGCCTGCGACTATTACCGCGCCCAGCTGCGCAGTGCGCCGAACGCCATCGCCTATTTAAAGAACCGCGGCCTGACCGGGGAAGTGGCGGCCCGCTTCGGCATGGGCTATGCGCCCTCCGGCTGGGACAACCTGCGCACCGTGTTTCCGGACTACGATGCGCTGGCGCTGGTGGAATCGGGTCTGGTGATCGACAAGGTGGACGAGGATGGCAGCAACAAGAAGCGCTATGACCGTTTCCGCGAACGCATCATGTTCCCAATTCGCAATACCAAAGGCCAGGTCATCGGCTTTGGCGGGCGGGTGCTGGACCAGGGCGAGCCAAAATACCTGAATTCGCCGGAAACGCCGCTGTTTCAGAAGGGCTTCGAACTGTATGGCCTGTTCGAGGCGCGCCAGGCGATTCGCGACGCCGGCTATGTGCTGGTGACGGAAGGCTATATGGACGTGGTCGCGCTGGCCCAGCTTGGTTTCCCGCAAGCGGTAGCCACCCTGGGCACGGCCTGCACCAGCACCCACGTCCAGAAACTGCTGCGCCAGACCGATACCGTCATCTTCAGTTTTGACGGCGACCGCGCGGGGCGCAAGGCGGCGCGCCGGGCCCTGGAAGCATGCCTGCCGCAGGTTACGGACAACAAGACCATCAAATTCCTGTTCTTGCCGCAGGAACATGACCCGGACAGCTTTGTGCGCGAGTTTGGCGCTGAAGCGTTCGAGCAGGAAATCCACGAAGCCATGCCGCTGTCGCAATTTTTACTGCGCGAAGTGTCGGGCGAGCATGATCTATCCTCGCCGGAAGGGCGGGCGCGCGTGCAGTTCGACGCCAAACCCTTGCTCCAAGCCATGACGCCAACCTCGCTGCGCCTGCAGATCGTGCGCGGTCTGGCCAGCATGACCGAGTCCACCCCCGCGGAAATCGAAGGCTTGTTCGAGCTGGCCAAGCCGGTGGCCGTGGCGCGCAAGGCCCCGCCAAGGCAAGGGCGGCCGGAACCTGTGGGCCTGGAATTGCAGATCCTGCGCCATCTGGTGGCCCATCCACCGCTGGCGCTGGAACTGGACGAAGCGGCGCTCAATGCATTCAAGTTCTTTGGCGACGAAGCGGCCGAGCGATTGCTGCAACTGGTAGCCGCCGGCCAGGCACTGGGACCGAACGGGGGCTTCGCCGCCTTGTCTCAGCATCTGAAGGAACTGGGGCCGGAGTACGACGGGCTTATTGCCGAGATCGCTTCCGAGCCGGAATCCGACTTCGACAGCGTCAAATTGTGGCTCTCCGGAGCTGTGAGGCAGATCAAACAAGATGCACTTAAAAAGGAGCTCAGCCAGTTGTTTTCTTCCGGACTGACCTCAGATCAGATGGGAGTGCGGTACCGGGAAATTACAGCGGAACAGGACCGTTTGCTGCGTGAAGAAGAGGCTGAAAAAACCCCGCGCTAAGGATGAAAATGGCCCCTTGCGCACGGGCGTGGCGTGACTGGAAAAGAATTTGGTGCGTGCTATAATAAAACGCTAAGTGTTGTATCTGAAGCATTTTTTTCGTTGTTCGGAAGGATTTTTTCTTCCTGTTAGTTAGGCTCTTGATCGGCGCGGCAACAAGGCGCTGGCGGCCAGGGCCAGCTTTGGTTGGGGTGGTGCAAGGAGCACTGCCGACGCAAGCGTTCGTTTGCAAATCAACCACTTACGGTCTTCGCCTCCATCCGCCGTTGCTATGCAGTAGACTGATGCCGCAAGCAGTCCGGTGGACTGCGGTGCTGGTGCTGTGGCAAGACGCGGATCGTGCCTGAAAAGGTGAAGCAAGGTAATCAGTGCAGCAATGCCAGCTGTGAGCAAGCTGGAGACGGAGGGCCGCAAGGCCGGCAACAAGACTTTAGTTAATCCACCATAAAGCTAGATCGTTGTGACATCGAAAGCGCCTGTGCCAATCAAGAAACCCGAAACCCCAACGGCTGAACAGCCAACCAGAGTGTCCGCCAGGGCTGCCAAGACCCAGGACAAGGCCGAAACGCGCACCCCGGCGGGCAATCCCCCGACGGTGAGTCAGACTACCGACGCCGCCACCCTGGCTGCCATCGACACGTCCGGCTACGTGCTGCCATCAGTCAAGGTCCCGGGGCGGCGCGGGCGCAAGCCAAAGGAATTCCAGCCAGAGAACGACGAAGTGGCCGCGCTCAACGCGGTGGAACGCGCCGAACTCAAGGCGGTCGACAAGGCCAAGGCCAAGGACCGCAAGGCCAAAGAAAAAGCACTGCTGAAAGACGCATTCTCGTCGGATACGGAAGCGAGCGAAGAAGAACTCGAGCGCCGCCGCCAGAAGCTCAAGACCCTGATCAAGTTCGGCAAGGAGCGCGGCTTCCTTACCTACGCCGAGATCAACGACCACCTGCCGGAAAACATTGTCGATCCAGAAGCGATCGAAGGCATCATCGGCACCTTCAACGACATGGGCATTGCCGTGTACGAACACGCGCCCGATGCCGAAACACTGCTGCTGTCCGACAACGTGGCCACCGTCACCAGCGACGATGAAGCAGAAGCGGCCGCTGAAGCAGCGCTGTCCACGGTGGACTCCGACTTTGGCCGCACCACCGACCCGGTGCGCATGTACATGCGCGAGATGGGTTCGGTAGAACTGCTGACCCGGGAAGGCGAAATTGAAATCGCCAAGCGCATCGAAGATGGCCTCAAGGACATGATCCAGGCCATTTCCGCCTGCCCGGTCACGATTGCAGAAATCATTTCCGCTGCCATCCGCATTCAGAATGAGGAAATCAAGATCGACGAAATCGTCGACGGCATGGTTGATCCGGAGGAAGACGAAGCGCCGGCAGTAGCGGCGCCTGCTGCCTCCGATGAAGATGACGAGGAAGAAGAAGCAGAAGAGGGCGAGGAGGAAGAGGAAGAGGAAAATTCCGCTTCCGGCGCCGCTGGTTTCTCTGCCGAGCAGCTCGAAGCGCTCAAGCAGGAAGCGCTGGAAAAGTTTGAAGTCATCTCTGTGCAGTTCGACAAAATGCGCAAGGCCTTCGAGAAGGATGGCTACAACTCCAAGGCCTACGTCAAGGCGCAGGAAGCCATTTCCAACGAACTGCTCGGCATCCGCTTCACAGCCAAGGTCGTGGAAAAGCTGTGCGACACGTTGCGCGGCCAGGTGGACGAAGTGCGCCACATTGAAAAGCAAATCCTGGACGTGGCCGTGAACAAGTGCGGCATGCCGCGCGCCCATTTCATCAAGGTCTTCCCGGGCAATGAAACCAATCTGGACTGGGTTGATGGCGAAGTCAATGCCGGCCACGCTTACTCGGCCATCCTCGGGCGCAACATCCCGACCGTCAAGGAACTGCAGCAGCGCCTGATCGATCTGCAGGCACGCGTGGTGCTGCCGCTGCCGGACCTGCGCAACATCAACCGCCAGATGGCGGCCGGTGAAATGAAGGCGCGCAAGGCCAAGCGCGAAATGACGGAGGCCAACCTGCGACTCGTCATTTCGATTGCCAAGAAGTACACCAACCGCGGCCTGCAATTCCTCGACCTGATCCAGGAAGGCAATATCGGCTTGATGAAGGCCGTGGACAAGTTTGAATACCGCCGCGGCTATAA
This region of Massilia sp. PAMC28688 genomic DNA includes:
- the dnaG gene encoding DNA primase, yielding MIPQTFITDLLNRVDIIDVVGRYVQLKKGGANYMGLCPFHSEKSPSFTVSPTKQFYHCFGCGAHGTSIGFLIEYSGMGFIDAVKDLAQGVGMVVPDENDKIPPLQRAQNQAQALALTEAMTQACDYYRAQLRSAPNAIAYLKNRGLTGEVAARFGMGYAPSGWDNLRTVFPDYDALALVESGLVIDKVDEDGSNKKRYDRFRERIMFPIRNTKGQVIGFGGRVLDQGEPKYLNSPETPLFQKGFELYGLFEARQAIRDAGYVLVTEGYMDVVALAQLGFPQAVATLGTACTSTHVQKLLRQTDTVIFSFDGDRAGRKAARRALEACLPQVTDNKTIKFLFLPQEHDPDSFVREFGAEAFEQEIHEAMPLSQFLLREVSGEHDLSSPEGRARVQFDAKPLLQAMTPTSLRLQIVRGLASMTESTPAEIEGLFELAKPVAVARKAPPRQGRPEPVGLELQILRHLVAHPPLALELDEAALNAFKFFGDEAAERLLQLVAAGQALGPNGGFAALSQHLKELGPEYDGLIAEIASEPESDFDSVKLWLSGAVRQIKQDALKKELSQLFSSGLTSDQMGVRYREITAEQDRLLREEEAEKTPR
- the rpoD gene encoding RNA polymerase sigma factor RpoD — translated: MSARAAKTQDKAETRTPAGNPPTVSQTTDAATLAAIDTSGYVLPSVKVPGRRGRKPKEFQPENDEVAALNAVERAELKAVDKAKAKDRKAKEKALLKDAFSSDTEASEEELERRRQKLKTLIKFGKERGFLTYAEINDHLPENIVDPEAIEGIIGTFNDMGIAVYEHAPDAETLLLSDNVATVTSDDEAEAAAEAALSTVDSDFGRTTDPVRMYMREMGSVELLTREGEIEIAKRIEDGLKDMIQAISACPVTIAEIISAAIRIQNEEIKIDEIVDGMVDPEEDEAPAVAAPAASDEDDEEEEAEEGEEEEEEENSASGAAGFSAEQLEALKQEALEKFEVISVQFDKMRKAFEKDGYNSKAYVKAQEAISNELLGIRFTAKVVEKLCDTLRGQVDEVRHIEKQILDVAVNKCGMPRAHFIKVFPGNETNLDWVDGEVNAGHAYSAILGRNIPTVKELQQRLIDLQARVVLPLPDLRNINRQMAAGEMKARKAKREMTEANLRLVISIAKKYTNRGLQFLDLIQEGNIGLMKAVDKFEYRRGYKFSTYATWWIRQAITRSIADQARTIRIPVHMIETINKMNRISRQILQETGAEPDPATLAIKMEMPEDKIRKIMKIAKEPISMETPIGDDDDSHLGDFIEDNNTLAPSDAALHASMRGVVKDVLDSLTPREAKVLRMRFGIEMSTDHTLEEVGKQFDVTRERIRQIEAKALRKLRHPSRSDKLKSFLEGN